In a genomic window of Festucalex cinctus isolate MCC-2025b chromosome 11, RoL_Fcin_1.0, whole genome shotgun sequence:
- the LOC144030114 gene encoding SH3 domain-binding protein 4 — protein MAAHRIRATANSNASLPRCRSEGTLIDLSESVSESSLVDVKVPSPSALRLDSTASFGTAREVVAIKDYCPSSFTTLKFSKGDRLYVLDTSGGEWWYAHNNTEMGYIPAAYVQPVSFRDSSFSDSGMIHTAGDSREETASEMDLLGEWAGVILKPSTTFHNGNPFTTTHTSTNPFLHSGPQGPLDQNSNEKSADLLLFDTPSVSESVTSTMDFNGFGESVFNPLCNTTGTGLRRDNPFFRSKRSYSLSDMSILQAQSDNPPMSSGFFSSLKAPAPEQFQSREAFRTAWLTHRKLARSCHDLDSLGQNPGWGQTQPVETNIVCRLDSSGGAVQLPDTNISVHIPEGHVAEGDTQQISIKALLDPPLELNNDRCTTSGPVVELKLSNMETKSSIKLEMKVSVLVKEENRETTRILCVRSDCKEGPYTPISQTYLYGDTVQVSLDNLEPCMYICVVAQSQSTSSESTVWDHVVKKITLGVYGPKHIHPSFKTVIAMFGHDCAPKSLLVSDVGKQVQSSPPVALQLWGKHQFVLSRPQDLRVGMYSNMANYEVKASEQAKVVRGFQIKLGKVSRLVYLISSRSGADVSDFTLRIQVKDDQDVILAQFCVQTPTPPPKTGPKTSMQRRFLKKKEVGKIILSPLAVATKYPVFHERRITNLKFGKLIKTVIRQTKNSYLLEYKKGDFVALLSEEKVKLKGQLWTKEWYVGYYQGRVGLVHTKNVLVMGKVKPIYFSGPELTTSSLLEQVLRPCKFLTYIYASVRTILMENIGDWRAFADALGYRDLPVTHFCRAELDSEPERVACVLEKLKEDCNNADSKERKSFQKELLTALLKLDCQGLVARLVMDFVLLTTAVEVAGRWRELAERLAKVSRQQMDAYEAPHRDKNGLVDGEAMWKPAYDFLVTWAAQMGDSYRDVIQDLHVGLDRMKSPITKRWKHLSGTLLLVHCLDALRSSAFSPASDDLAI, from the exons ATGGCCGCTCATCGGATCCGAGCCACGGCCAATAGCAACGCTTCGCTGCCTCGCTGCAGGTCCGAGGGGACGCTGATTGACCTCAGTGAGAGCGTATCCGAGTCCAGCCTCGTTGATGTCAAAG TGCCTTCTCCCAGTGCCTTACGCTTGGACTCCACCGCCTCCTTCGGCACGGCTCGAGAGGTCGTGGCCATCAAGGACTACTGCCCATCCAGCTTCACCACGCTCAAGTTCTCCAAAGGCGACCGACTCTACGTTCTGGACACATCGGGCGGCGAGTGGTGGTACGCCCACAACAACACAGAGATGGGCTACATTCCGGCCGCCTACGTCCAGCCCGTCAGCTTCAGAGACTCGTCCTTCAGTGACAGCGGCATGATTCACACCGCGGGGGACAGCAGGGAGGAGACGGCTTCGGAAATGGACCTTCTCGGGGAGTGGGCCGGTGTCATTCTGAAACCCTCCACCACTTTCCACAATGGAAATCCTTTCACAACCACACATACCTCAACCAACCCGTTCCTTCACAGTGGTCCTCAGGGCCCACTGGACCAGAACAGCAACGAGAAGTCAGCTGACCTTCTTCTCTTTGACACTCCATCCGTGTCAGAATCTGTCACCAGCACCATGGACTTTAACGGTTTCGGCGAGAGTGTTTTTAACCCTCTCTGTAACACGACAGGGACTGGTCTTCGAAGGGACAACCCCTTTTTCCGAAGCAAGCGCTCCTACAGTCTGTCTGACATGTCCATCCTGCAGGCTCAGTCGGACAACCCTCCAATGTCCAGCGGTTTCTTCAGCAGCCTTAAAGCCCCGGCACCGGAGCAGTTCCAGAGCAGGGAGGCTTTCCGGACAGCGTGGCTTACCCACCGTAAACTGGCCAGGTCCTGCCACGACTTGGACTCTCTGGGCCAAAACCCAGGCTGGGGTCAGACGCAACCGGTGGAGACCAACATCGTCTGCCGGCTGGACAGCTCAGGAGGCGCCGTCCAGCTCCCGGACACCAACATCAGCGTTCACATCCCCGAGGGACACGTCGCAGAGGGCGACACCCAGCAGATCTCCATCAAAGCGCTCTTAGATCCGCCTCTGGAACTGAACAACGACCGGTGCACCACCTCTGGCCCGGTCGTGGAGCTCAAGCTCAGCAACATGGAGACCAAAAGCAGCATTAAACTGGAGATgaaagtatcggtattggtcaaAGAGGAAAACCGGGAGACCACGCGGATCCTGTGTGTCAGAAGCGACTGTAAAGAGGGGCCGTACACGCCCATCTCGCAGACTTACCTGTACGGCGACACGGTTCAGGTGTCCCTGGACAACCTGGAACCATGCATGTACATTTGCGTGGTGGCGCAGTCCCAGTCCACGTCGTCAGAGTCCACCGTGTGGGATCACGTGGTCAAGAAGATCACGCTCGGGGTGTACGGACCCAAACACATTCACCCCTCGTTCAAAACGGTCATAGCCATGTTCGGTCACGATTGCGCCCCCAAGTCGTTGTTGGTGAGCGACGTGGGTAAGCAGGTGCAGTCTTCGCCGCCTGTGGCGCTACAGCTGTGGGGAAAACATCAGTTTGTCCTGTCCAGACCCCAGGACCTCCGCGTGGGGATGTACTCCAACATGGCCAACTACGAGGTGAAGGCCAGTGAGCAGGCCAAAGTGGTTCGGGGTTTCCAGATCAAACTGGGCAAAGTGAGCCGGCTTGTCTACCTGATCAGTTCTCGCAGCGGTGCGGATGTGTCCGACTTCACCCTGAGAATCCAGGTCAAAGACGACCAGGATGTGATCCTGGCCCAGTTTTGCGTTCAGACGCCCACGCCGCCGCCCAAGACGGGTCCCAAGACGTCCATGCAACGCCGCTTCCTGAAGAAGAAGGAAGTGGGCAAGATCATACTGTCTCCGCTTGCCGTCGCTACCAAGTACCCGGTGTTCCACGAGCGCCGGATCACCAACCTCAAGTTTGGGAAACTGATCAAGACGGTCATCCGGCAGACCAAGAACAGCTACCTGTTGGAGTACAAGAAAGGAGACTTTGTGGCGCTTCTGAGTGAGGAGAAGGTCAAGTTGAAGGGCCAGTTGTGGACCAAAGAATGGTACGTTGGGTACTACCAGGGCCGGGTGGGACTGGTCCACACCAAAAACGTGTTGGTGATGGGGAAAGTCAAGCCCATTTACTTCAGCGGGCCGGAGCTCACCACGTCCTCGCTACTGGAGCAGGTCCTACGGCCCTGCAAGTTCCTCACGTACATCTACGCTTCGGTCCGCACCATCCTGATGGAGAACATCGGCGACTGGCGGGCCTTCGCCGACGCCCTCGGCTACCGAGACCTGCCCGTCACGCACTTCTGCCGGGCCGAGCTGGACAGCGAGCCCGAGAGGGTGGCCTGCGTTCTGGAGAAGCTGAAAGAAGACTGCAACAACGCCGACAGCAAAGAGCGAAAGTCCTTCCAGAAGGAGCTGCTCACG GCCCTGCTCAAGCTGGACTGCCAGGGCCTGGTCGCCCGTCTGGTGATGGACTTTGTGCTCCTGACCACGGCGGTGGAGGTGGCGGGACGCTGGCGGGAGTTGGCCGAGCGCCTGGCCAAGGTTTCCCGCCAGCAGATGGACGCCTACGAGGCGCCGCACCGCGACAAGAACGGCCTCGTCGATGGCGAG